In Nocardioides sp. zg-1228, a single window of DNA contains:
- a CDS encoding DUF1330 domain-containing protein — MSAYWITTYTDVHDPDKVAAYAVLAGPALVAAGGRFLVRGVPEATFENGRATRTVVIEFDSVEAAVAAHDSAAYQEALRALDGGADRDMRVVPGA, encoded by the coding sequence ATGAGCGCGTACTGGATCACGACCTACACGGACGTCCACGACCCCGACAAGGTCGCGGCCTACGCCGTGCTCGCCGGCCCGGCGCTCGTCGCCGCGGGTGGGCGGTTCCTCGTGCGGGGGGTGCCCGAGGCGACCTTCGAGAACGGTCGGGCGACCCGGACCGTCGTCATCGAGTTCGACTCGGTCGAGGCCGCCGTCGCCGCGCACGACAGCGCGGCCTACCAGGAGGCGCTGCGGGCGCTCGACGGCGGCGCCGAC